The Halobaculum sp. MBLA0143 genome includes a region encoding these proteins:
- a CDS encoding Lrp/AsnC family transcriptional regulator produces the protein MADNETDDTDQAILHALQEDARNLSSDEIAERAGIAGSTVRKRIQRLESEDVVKGYSADVDYQKSGYPLRMLLFCTASIPERGDLIPDILAIDGVVSVQELVTGEQNLLVTAVGESDSDITPVAQELLDMDVTVADEVLVRSHESTPFGGFAPE, from the coding sequence GTGGCCGACAACGAGACCGACGACACCGACCAGGCGATCCTCCACGCTCTACAGGAGGACGCTCGCAATCTCTCCTCGGACGAGATCGCCGAGAGGGCCGGGATTGCAGGGAGTACCGTTCGAAAGCGGATCCAACGACTCGAGTCCGAAGACGTCGTCAAGGGGTACAGCGCCGACGTCGACTACCAGAAGTCCGGGTACCCGCTCCGGATGCTGTTGTTCTGCACCGCGTCGATCCCCGAGCGGGGGGATCTCATTCCCGACATCCTGGCGATCGACGGCGTCGTCTCCGTCCAGGAACTGGTCACCGGCGAACAGAACCTCCTCGTGACGGCCGTCGGGGAGTCGGACAGTGACATCACACCGGTCGCGCAGGAACTGCTCGACATGGACGTGACGGTCGCCGACGAGGTACTCGTTCGGAGCCACGAGTCCACCCCGTTCGGAGGGTTCGCGCCCGAGTGA
- a CDS encoding DUF2309 domain-containing protein, producing MSTETTVRESLEHAAESVGAAWPLHSFVTANPLAGFEDRPFWEAVREGERLFGARGYPSAEVLRRAWETDRIDPEVLSATLADHGYDDTPPERLLDRVETGETAETTETNQSGTTETETPEARMEGVLTKWLAAFFDQGQADWPMPNREDGLYAAVRAVVRHDRHVPNRSEVAEFPDDPVAAVENVLADWPSEQWESIFEYHLAGLPGWTGFVKHRVEAGDDWQSAYPATLTGYLAVRLVLADLFDAPIAPPEGTHTTDSDETPDEGAVPLPEIWLTAWETTYREELVGAVADAGRSQQSDHDGHGTDDGDSDRPAAQLVFCIDTRSEIVRRHVERAGPYETHGYAGFFGVPMRYEGYDAEVTVDACPPILDAQHRIAEQPTDESDPRRSDYEFWSRLRQSGSELLHTLKTNPGTVFGFVENTGGGYGLALAARTLLPARVYDALAATDDHVPDAHEFCAPTVDHEPGAPGELPQGLTHEEKVEYAATAFELMGWEAFARVVAFVGHAGQTANNPFESSLDCGACAGNPGGPSARLLAAICNEDAVREALRQRGHEIPHDTVFVAGEHNTTTDEITLYDGGVPESHAADLERLREDLAEARAGAAAERAADVGAAPASGVRETERRATDWAETRPEWGLAGNAAFVIGRRALTADLDLGGRSFLHSYDPATDPDGDALEAILTGPMVVTQWINCQYYFATVDNAAYGSGSKITQNPVGNVGVYQGNGGDLMTGLPLQSVLAADDEPYHQPLRLSVVVEAPVDRVTEILAAHDHLTDLLDNGWLSLTVVDPEREYRAFHYDGGLAWRAVRPAESGEATGPLLTADSADED from the coding sequence ATGAGTACTGAGACGACGGTCCGAGAGAGCCTCGAACACGCGGCAGAGAGCGTCGGAGCGGCGTGGCCGCTCCACTCGTTCGTGACCGCCAATCCGCTCGCCGGGTTCGAAGACCGCCCGTTCTGGGAGGCCGTTCGGGAGGGCGAGCGGTTGTTCGGCGCTCGCGGCTACCCCAGTGCCGAGGTGTTGCGCCGGGCCTGGGAGACCGACCGGATCGATCCGGAGGTCCTGTCGGCCACACTCGCCGACCACGGGTACGACGACACCCCCCCGGAGCGGCTTCTGGATCGGGTGGAGACGGGAGAGACAGCGGAGACGACAGAGACGAACCAATCGGGAACGACGGAGACGGAGACACCAGAAGCGCGGATGGAGGGTGTCCTGACGAAGTGGCTGGCGGCCTTCTTCGACCAGGGACAGGCCGACTGGCCGATGCCGAACCGCGAGGACGGTCTCTACGCCGCCGTCCGAGCGGTGGTCCGTCACGACCGCCACGTCCCGAACCGGTCCGAGGTCGCGGAGTTCCCCGACGACCCAGTCGCCGCCGTCGAGAACGTCCTCGCGGACTGGCCGAGCGAGCAGTGGGAGTCGATCTTCGAGTACCACCTCGCCGGGCTCCCCGGCTGGACTGGCTTCGTCAAACACCGCGTCGAGGCGGGTGACGACTGGCAGTCGGCGTACCCGGCGACGCTCACCGGCTACCTCGCCGTCCGGCTCGTCCTCGCCGATCTGTTCGACGCACCGATCGCGCCGCCAGAGGGGACACACACCACCGACTCCGACGAGACACCCGACGAGGGTGCCGTTCCGCTCCCGGAGATCTGGCTCACAGCGTGGGAGACCACCTACCGCGAGGAGCTCGTCGGTGCCGTGGCCGACGCCGGGCGGTCGCAGCAGTCGGATCACGACGGTCACGGGACGGACGACGGCGACAGTGACCGGCCCGCCGCCCAGCTGGTGTTCTGTATCGACACGCGCTCGGAGATCGTCCGCCGCCACGTCGAACGGGCGGGTCCGTACGAGACCCACGGCTACGCCGGGTTCTTCGGAGTCCCGATGCGGTACGAGGGGTACGACGCCGAGGTCACCGTCGACGCCTGTCCGCCGATTCTCGACGCCCAACACCGGATCGCCGAGCAGCCGACGGACGAGAGCGACCCGCGACGGAGCGACTACGAGTTCTGGTCGCGGCTCCGCCAGTCCGGGAGTGAACTCCTCCACACGCTCAAGACGAATCCGGGGACCGTGTTCGGGTTCGTCGAGAACACCGGGGGCGGGTACGGGTTGGCGCTGGCGGCCCGGACGCTCCTGCCAGCCCGCGTCTACGACGCGCTGGCGGCGACCGACGACCACGTCCCCGACGCCCACGAGTTCTGTGCGCCGACGGTCGACCACGAACCCGGCGCCCCCGGTGAACTCCCACAGGGACTCACCCACGAGGAGAAGGTCGAGTACGCCGCCACCGCCTTCGAGCTGATGGGCTGGGAGGCGTTCGCCCGTGTCGTCGCCTTCGTCGGCCACGCCGGCCAGACGGCCAACAACCCCTTCGAGTCGAGTCTGGACTGTGGTGCCTGTGCCGGCAACCCCGGTGGCCCCAGCGCTCGGCTGCTCGCGGCGATCTGCAACGAGGACGCGGTTCGGGAGGCGTTGCGCCAGCGCGGCCACGAGATCCCGCACGACACCGTCTTCGTCGCCGGCGAGCACAACACGACGACCGACGAGATCACCCTGTACGACGGCGGTGTGCCCGAGAGCCACGCGGCCGACCTCGAACGGCTCCGTGAGGACCTCGCGGAGGCCCGGGCCGGGGCGGCGGCCGAGCGCGCCGCGGACGTGGGTGCGGCGCCGGCGTCCGGCGTCCGCGAGACCGAGCGCCGTGCGACCGACTGGGCGGAGACCCGTCCGGAGTGGGGGCTGGCCGGCAACGCCGCGTTCGTGATCGGACGGCGGGCGCTCACGGCCGACCTGGACCTCGGGGGTCGCTCGTTCCTCCACTCTTACGACCCGGCCACCGACCCCGACGGCGACGCGCTCGAAGCGATCCTGACCGGTCCGATGGTGGTCACCCAGTGGATCAACTGTCAGTACTACTTCGCGACGGTGGACAACGCAGCCTACGGGAGCGGGTCGAAGATCACTCAGAACCCGGTCGGGAACGTCGGCGTCTACCAGGGGAACGGCGGCGACCTGATGACCGGACTGCCGCTGCAGTCGGTGCTTGCGGCCGACGACGAGCCCTACCACCAGCCGCTCAGGCTGTCCGTCGTCGTCGAGGCGCCCGTCGACCGCGTGACGGAGATTCTGGCCGCCCACGACCACCTGACGGACCTGCTGGACAACGGCTGGCTGTCGTTGACCGTGGTCGACCCCGAACGGGAGTACCGTGCGTTCCACTACGACGGTGGGCTCGCGTGGAGGGCCGTCCGCCCGGCAGAGTCGGGAGAGGCGACGGGGCCACTGCTGACGGCAGACTCCGCGGACGAGGACTGA
- a CDS encoding ABC transporter ATP-binding protein, translated as MGFRRYLRGRKLLFGGAAVSTVLWRLANIVPPYLLGRAVDAFFTGERSKLSVAFVPQAWIPESLAGQFGALVASFGGLVAFQVACNVARHLSWRWLQQSVLHDLRTDVYDAVQRLDVATLRAESTGDVMSVVNNDVNRLQTFLDDGAQTLFQVSAFFVVLLAAMLGIHAELTLLVVGFVPVMLAAVYGYQRLVEPRYDDRRTAVGRLNTHVETVLGSIETVKAFTNESFERERLRDRSLAFWRADWRAAKLSGVFFPARQFVSLGVMLAIVVVGGWWAIAGPPLVFSTPLSPGEFVTFYFFGQMFVGQSARLSDVADTYTDAKASAKRVFGLLAYPTAESTGGAYERAEPWTADGGSTTDEDGATGERPTTVDGTVAFEDVTFSYPGESQPALEGVDFTASAGEYVGLVGPTGAGKSTVLRLLFRFYRPDEGTIRVDGTDVAELSTDRLREAVGYVGQESTLLDGTVRENIAYGDHDATDAEIRSAAERANAHGFVTDLDDGYDTEVGERGVKLSGGQRQRIAIARAIVRDPEILLLDEATSHVDNRTELYIQEGLAELIEGRTTVAVAHRLSTIRDADTILVFEDGQIRERGAHETLLAAGGLYADLWRLHTGEASELSELALSRGE; from the coding sequence TTGGGGTTCCGGCGGTACCTCCGCGGGCGCAAACTCCTGTTCGGCGGCGCCGCCGTCTCCACGGTGCTGTGGCGACTGGCGAACATCGTCCCGCCGTATCTCCTGGGTCGCGCGGTCGACGCCTTCTTCACCGGCGAGCGGTCGAAACTCTCGGTCGCGTTCGTCCCGCAGGCGTGGATTCCGGAGAGTCTCGCCGGGCAGTTCGGCGCGCTCGTCGCGTCGTTCGGCGGCCTCGTCGCTTTTCAGGTCGCGTGCAACGTCGCTCGCCACCTCTCGTGGCGGTGGCTCCAGCAGTCCGTGCTGCACGACCTCCGGACGGACGTGTACGACGCCGTCCAACGGCTGGACGTGGCGACGCTGCGGGCGGAGTCCACCGGCGACGTGATGAGCGTCGTCAACAACGACGTGAACCGACTCCAGACGTTCCTCGACGACGGCGCCCAGACACTGTTCCAAGTGTCGGCGTTCTTCGTCGTCCTCTTGGCGGCGATGCTCGGGATCCACGCAGAACTGACGCTGTTGGTCGTCGGGTTCGTCCCGGTGATGCTGGCGGCGGTGTACGGCTACCAACGGCTCGTCGAGCCGCGGTACGACGACCGCCGCACGGCGGTCGGCCGACTCAACACCCACGTCGAGACGGTGCTGGGCAGCATCGAGACGGTGAAGGCGTTCACCAACGAGTCGTTCGAGCGCGAGCGTCTCCGCGACCGGTCGCTGGCGTTCTGGCGAGCGGACTGGCGGGCGGCGAAGCTGTCGGGCGTGTTCTTCCCCGCCCGACAGTTCGTCTCGCTGGGCGTGATGCTGGCGATCGTCGTCGTCGGCGGGTGGTGGGCGATTGCGGGCCCGCCGCTCGTCTTCTCGACGCCGCTGTCGCCCGGCGAGTTCGTCACGTTCTACTTCTTCGGTCAGATGTTCGTCGGCCAGTCCGCGCGGCTGAGCGACGTTGCCGACACCTACACGGACGCGAAGGCGTCCGCCAAGCGCGTGTTCGGACTGTTGGCGTACCCGACCGCCGAGAGTACCGGGGGCGCGTACGAACGTGCCGAACCGTGGACGGCAGACGGAGGTTCGACAACGGACGAGGACGGGGCGACGGGCGAACGCCCGACGACCGTCGACGGCACGGTCGCGTTCGAGGACGTGACGTTCTCGTACCCCGGAGAGTCACAGCCGGCGCTGGAGGGGGTCGACTTCACCGCGTCGGCGGGCGAGTACGTCGGCTTGGTCGGCCCGACGGGCGCGGGAAAGTCGACGGTGTTGCGGCTGTTGTTCCGATTCTACCGACCGGACGAGGGGACGATCCGGGTCGACGGAACGGACGTCGCAGAGCTGTCGACGGATCGGCTCCGGGAGGCAGTCGGCTACGTCGGTCAGGAGTCGACGCTGTTGGACGGCACCGTGCGGGAGAACATCGCGTACGGCGACCACGACGCCACGGACGCGGAGATCCGCTCGGCAGCGGAACGCGCGAACGCTCACGGGTTCGTCACGGACCTGGACGACGGCTACGACACCGAGGTGGGCGAACGCGGCGTGAAACTGTCCGGCGGCCAGCGCCAACGGATCGCCATCGCCCGAGCAATCGTCCGCGACCCGGAGATTCTCCTGTTGGACGAGGCGACGAGTCACGTCGACAACCGGACGGAACTGTACATTCAGGAGGGGTTGGCGGAGTTGATCGAGGGGCGAACCACTGTCGCCGTCGCACACCGGCTGTCGACGATCCGCGACGCCGACACGATCCTCGTGTTCGAAGACGGACAGATCCGCGAGCGTGGTGCCCACGAGACGCTGCTGGCGGCCGGAGGGCTGTACGCCGACCTCTGGCGACTCCACACCGGCGAGGCGTCGGAGCTGTCGGAGTTGGCGTTGTCGCGTGGAGAGTGA
- a CDS encoding carboxypeptidase M32, protein MSQTDAPEAYETLLDHVEQTTYISDAAQLIGWDQQVTMPADGTPARAKQLSALSSVLHERQTDETLGEALDALADADLTDEQAAVVREVEESYEGATRVPESLVRERTELSAEAQDAWESARADDEFDQFAPVLERRRELERERADHLDPDREPYRVLYEGLEPAFPEPMVESIFDDLRERLVPLIESIRASAVTLADPFEATYDEATQEALNREALELLGYDFDRGRLDTSAHPFTSGTQFDARVTTRFDPEAPLEALNATIHEFGHATYMLGVPQSEYGTPLGSERYEIHESQSRFWENHVARTEAFWEYFTPTFNDHLGTDFDARTLFEAANRIYPNNLIRVEADELTYHMHIVLRTEVERAFVAGEIDVEEIPRVWNDKMEEYLGVRPETDAEGCLQDVHWTGGFGGFQSYTIGSVAAAQLDATLREERDDVDELIRNGNFEPLLTWMEENVHAHGQRYPADELMEVVTGEPLTADYFLEYVESKFGELYDL, encoded by the coding sequence GTGTCACAGACAGACGCGCCGGAGGCCTACGAGACGTTACTCGACCACGTCGAGCAGACCACGTACATCTCCGACGCCGCGCAGTTGATCGGCTGGGACCAACAGGTGACGATGCCGGCAGACGGGACGCCTGCGCGGGCCAAACAGCTGTCTGCCCTCTCGTCGGTGCTCCACGAGCGCCAGACCGACGAGACACTGGGGGAGGCGTTGGACGCGTTGGCGGACGCCGACCTCACCGACGAACAGGCGGCGGTCGTCCGCGAGGTCGAGGAGTCTTACGAGGGGGCCACGCGAGTGCCGGAGTCGCTGGTGCGGGAACGGACGGAGCTGTCGGCGGAGGCACAGGACGCCTGGGAGTCGGCTCGGGCCGACGACGAGTTCGACCAGTTCGCGCCGGTGTTGGAACGCCGTCGGGAGCTGGAGCGGGAACGGGCTGACCACCTCGACCCGGATCGGGAGCCGTACCGGGTGTTGTACGAGGGGTTGGAGCCGGCGTTCCCGGAGCCGATGGTGGAGTCGATCTTCGACGACCTCCGTGAACGGCTGGTGCCGTTGATCGAGTCGATCCGAGCGTCGGCGGTGACGCTCGCGGATCCGTTCGAGGCGACGTACGACGAGGCCACACAGGAGGCGTTGAACCGCGAGGCGCTCGAACTGCTGGGGTACGACTTCGACCGCGGCCGGCTCGACACCTCCGCACACCCGTTCACCTCCGGGACACAGTTCGACGCGCGAGTCACCACCAGGTTCGACCCGGAGGCGCCGTTGGAGGCGTTGAACGCGACGATCCACGAGTTCGGTCACGCGACGTACATGCTGGGCGTCCCGCAGTCGGAGTACGGGACACCGTTGGGTTCGGAACGCTACGAGATCCACGAGAGTCAGTCGCGGTTCTGGGAGAACCACGTCGCCCGCACGGAGGCGTTCTGGGAGTACTTCACCCCGACGTTCAACGACCACCTCGGCACCGACTTCGACGCCCGCACGCTGTTCGAGGCCGCCAACCGGATCTACCCGAACAACCTGATCCGGGTCGAGGCGGACGAACTCACCTACCACATGCACATCGTCCTCCGGACGGAGGTGGAACGGGCGTTCGTCGCCGGCGAGATCGACGTCGAGGAGATCCCGCGGGTGTGGAACGACAAGATGGAGGAGTACCTCGGTGTCCGGCCGGAGACGGACGCGGAGGGGTGTCTCCAGGACGTCCACTGGACCGGCGGGTTCGGCGGGTTCCAGAGCTACACGATCGGCTCCGTCGCGGCCGCACAGCTCGACGCGACACTCCGCGAGGAACGAGACGACGTGGACGAACTGATCCGGAACGGGAACTTCGAGCCGTTGCTGACCTGGATGGAGGAGAACGTCCACGCACACGGTCAGCGCTATCCGGCGGACGAACTGATGGAGGTGGTGACCGGCGAGCCGCTGACCGCCGACTACTTCCTCGAGTACGTCGAGTCGAAGTTCGGCGAACTGTACGACCTGTAG
- a CDS encoding phosphotransferase family protein → MGTTDESEGSLDTELFTRVVRRALPDATVETVGPAGPTWNWTTEVARVTFTDRDPVYCKATPGDPDGAELRAEAGVLEYVGLNLPVTVPSVVGTTAEPAALLTEPAAGTAVADEWFETTPDRRVTLAERLGRTLATVHTERFDRPGEITGGDADELAVDHTPWPDVLRAAVVENRRLAPTDRFDSEYARLLEAIDAARERLTDPPARLLHCDPATPNCFDTGDDRLTLLDWGNSVVGDPVRDLTRAREQALAPLREPAPERLVDALRRGYRAVAGELPESAERGAVYDATIQLSTADYVERFAEWREESEAELTAWFREELDRRLSRIE, encoded by the coding sequence GTGGGAACGACTGACGAGTCAGAGGGCTCGCTCGACACAGAGCTGTTCACTCGGGTGGTGAGACGCGCTCTCCCCGACGCGACGGTCGAAACAGTCGGGCCGGCTGGTCCGACGTGGAACTGGACGACCGAGGTGGCCCGGGTCACGTTCACCGACCGCGACCCGGTGTACTGCAAGGCGACGCCGGGAGACCCGGACGGAGCAGAGCTCCGTGCCGAGGCCGGGGTGCTCGAGTACGTCGGCTTGAACCTCCCGGTGACGGTGCCGTCGGTCGTCGGCACGACGGCGGAGCCGGCGGCGTTGCTCACCGAGCCGGCCGCCGGGACGGCAGTCGCCGACGAGTGGTTCGAGACGACACCCGACCGGCGTGTCACGCTCGCCGAACGGCTCGGACGCACGCTGGCGACCGTCCACACGGAGCGATTCGACCGTCCCGGCGAGATCACCGGCGGCGACGCCGACGAGCTGGCGGTCGACCACACGCCGTGGCCGGACGTACTGCGAGCGGCGGTGGTCGAGAACCGGCGACTCGCTCCGACCGACCGGTTCGACTCGGAGTACGCGCGCCTGCTCGAGGCCATCGACGCTGCTCGGGAGCGACTCACCGACCCGCCGGCGAGACTGCTCCACTGCGACCCGGCGACACCGAACTGCTTCGACACCGGCGACGACCGCCTCACCCTGCTCGACTGGGGCAACAGCGTCGTCGGCGACCCGGTACGTGACCTGACCCGGGCACGCGAACAAGCGCTCGCTCCGCTCCGCGAGCCCGCGCCCGAGCGACTGGTCGACGCACTCCGCCGCGGCTACCGAGCCGTCGCCGGTGAGCTCCCGGAGTCCGCCGAGCGTGGCGCGGTGTACGACGCGACGATCCAGCTCTCGACGGCCGACTACGTCGAACGGTTCGCCGAGTGGCGCGAGGAGTCCGAAGCAGAACTGACCGCGTGGTTCCGCGAAGAACTCGACCGACGGCTGTCACGGATCGAGTGA
- a CDS encoding glycosyltransferase family 2 protein — MSDSTTVDESVSVVLPTQRWTVACDELTEQVARDDEFILACDGPDDPVVESAAGTPAEVVVAGEPQGCSAKCNALAAGLERATGEYIVCTDADFEHGPEWLSRVLRHLADAPPDHVVSTAPVPVSDGPLLKPLEGPGAIGAALTTLLDTTAWGGTMAFHREAIDLDEYVADLGRTVSDDALLTRRVEGVESVPSLVRQMPVSGTLGETLDRQVRWTRTALYLDPGGLAFGVSTQLAVLVGTLLVPFVTVPLVTAVAGLAYAYFGLERWTFLLTVPAYILTLPMLVYGLTRAEFGWQGRRYRWTGLYDVEVLDHDVE; from the coding sequence ATGTCGGACTCGACTACGGTCGACGAGAGCGTGAGCGTCGTACTCCCGACCCAGCGGTGGACGGTGGCCTGCGACGAACTGACCGAGCAGGTCGCACGTGACGACGAGTTCATCCTCGCGTGTGACGGCCCGGACGATCCAGTGGTCGAGAGCGCAGCGGGAACGCCGGCGGAGGTGGTCGTCGCCGGCGAGCCGCAGGGGTGTTCTGCGAAGTGTAACGCACTCGCTGCAGGCCTCGAGCGAGCGACGGGTGAGTACATCGTCTGCACGGACGCCGACTTCGAGCACGGTCCAGAGTGGCTCTCGCGGGTTCTGCGTCACCTCGCCGACGCTCCGCCCGACCACGTCGTCTCGACCGCCCCCGTCCCGGTCAGCGACGGTCCGTTACTGAAGCCCCTGGAGGGACCGGGCGCGATCGGTGCGGCACTGACGACGCTTCTGGACACGACTGCGTGGGGCGGGACGATGGCGTTCCACCGGGAGGCGATCGACCTGGACGAGTACGTCGCGGATCTCGGGCGGACGGTCAGCGACGACGCTCTGCTCACACGACGCGTCGAAGGCGTCGAGTCTGTCCCGAGTCTCGTCCGCCAGATGCCAGTCTCGGGCACGCTCGGGGAGACGCTCGATCGCCAGGTTCGTTGGACGCGAACGGCACTGTACCTCGACCCCGGTGGACTGGCTTTCGGCGTGTCGACACAGCTCGCCGTCCTGGTCGGGACGCTCCTGGTTCCGTTCGTGACGGTCCCGCTCGTGACGGCCGTCGCCGGCCTCGCGTACGCCTACTTCGGTCTCGAGCGGTGGACGTTCCTGCTCACTGTCCCGGCGTACATCCTGACGCTTCCCATGCTCGTCTACGGGCTCACGCGAGCGGAGTTCGGCTGGCAGGGTCGTCGCTACCGCTGGACCGGACTGTACGACGTGGAGGTCCTCGACCACGACGTCGAGTGA
- a CDS encoding cupin domain-containing protein: MKRVSFDEVTPRGPADETIPAGAMADSVAAARQLGYALDVEGFSLNYFELAPGQSSAHSMHKHPVQEEVFVVLDGEVQVETPSGESDLHVEADEAVRVPPDTFQFVVNRSDTTASILALGAPREYQDESRYLVDCPDCGGLTEQTFDVEREDGESQAILCECSECGGESHRIQL; encoded by the coding sequence GTGAAACGAGTTAGCTTCGACGAGGTCACGCCGAGGGGGCCGGCAGACGAGACCATTCCCGCGGGTGCGATGGCCGATTCCGTCGCTGCTGCACGCCAACTCGGGTACGCACTGGATGTCGAAGGGTTCTCACTGAACTACTTCGAACTCGCGCCGGGCCAGAGTTCCGCACACTCGATGCACAAACACCCGGTCCAGGAAGAGGTGTTCGTCGTTCTCGACGGCGAGGTCCAGGTCGAAACCCCGTCGGGAGAGTCTGATCTGCACGTGGAGGCGGACGAGGCAGTGCGTGTACCGCCGGATACCTTCCAGTTCGTCGTGAACCGTAGCGACACGACGGCGTCGATACTCGCGCTCGGCGCACCCCGCGAGTACCAAGACGAGAGCCGGTATCTGGTCGACTGTCCCGACTGTGGAGGCCTCACCGAGCAAACGTTCGACGTCGAGAGAGAAGACGGTGAGTCGCAGGCGATCCTGTGCGAGTGTTCCGAGTGCGGCGGGGAGTCACACCGTATCCAACTCTAA
- a CDS encoding proton-conducting transporter membrane subunit, with protein sequence MSGGDQSTAVGSPVEAETTSSARIPLLLTRLVWLLWVGSLGVVTARLLGEGPWAVAGLVVVDGLTVVMWTVVTFFSGIVHSYSRRYLAGSRDIDRFFVSVFGFTLVVMTLVAAEHAVLFGAAWLAMGLVMADLIGYVRGWRQAQTAARVARRYFLASTLFVGVAVGTLWWATGDTTISGLAAAGDAVGTPVQWVALGALLLAATIQSALVPFHGWLLGSMTAPTPASALMHAGFVNAGGILLTRFAPLVTVDPSVMLLVVIVGATSALLGKLLKSVQTDVKRQLGCSTVGQMGFMIVQAGLGFFGAAITHLVLHGFYKAYHFLSSGEGVEHTSPTPEESPALGANFPGVVVALLTGLGGGAVFAVLTGKGTSLDSGLVLTLFVVVPTLHATWDLARRQSLPTAVRYLLVPLVGLPAIALYAVVYSVVTTLVADLPVVTAPAELTVVHGVVVAAFLVAYVAVETGVYRRSRRLYVALVDASQPPTETLLTASEEYNEY encoded by the coding sequence ATGTCAGGAGGAGATCAGTCGACGGCGGTCGGATCACCTGTCGAAGCGGAGACCACATCGTCAGCCCGGATACCCCTACTGCTCACTCGGCTCGTGTGGCTGCTCTGGGTCGGGAGCCTCGGTGTCGTCACCGCTCGACTCCTCGGCGAGGGCCCGTGGGCCGTGGCGGGACTCGTCGTCGTCGACGGTCTGACCGTCGTGATGTGGACGGTGGTGACCTTCTTCAGCGGCATCGTCCACAGCTACTCGCGGCGTTACCTGGCCGGGAGTCGCGACATCGACCGGTTCTTCGTCAGCGTGTTCGGGTTCACGCTGGTCGTGATGACGCTCGTCGCGGCCGAGCACGCCGTCCTGTTCGGAGCGGCCTGGCTGGCGATGGGGCTGGTGATGGCCGACCTGATCGGGTACGTCCGGGGCTGGAGACAGGCGCAGACGGCGGCCCGAGTCGCTCGTCGGTACTTCCTCGCCAGCACGCTCTTCGTCGGCGTCGCCGTCGGGACGCTGTGGTGGGCCACCGGCGACACGACTATCTCTGGTCTCGCAGCTGCCGGTGACGCCGTCGGGACGCCCGTCCAGTGGGTCGCGCTCGGTGCGCTGCTCCTGGCGGCGACGATCCAGTCGGCGCTCGTCCCGTTCCACGGCTGGCTGCTCGGCTCGATGACCGCGCCGACGCCGGCGTCCGCTCTGATGCACGCTGGCTTCGTCAACGCCGGTGGGATTCTGCTGACACGCTTCGCCCCTCTCGTCACGGTCGACCCGTCGGTCATGCTCCTCGTCGTGATCGTCGGAGCCACCAGCGCACTCCTCGGGAAGCTCCTGAAGTCCGTCCAGACGGACGTGAAACGCCAGCTCGGCTGCTCGACGGTCGGCCAGATGGGGTTCATGATCGTGCAGGCCGGGCTGGGGTTCTTCGGTGCCGCGATCACGCACCTCGTCTTACACGGCTTCTACAAGGCGTACCACTTCCTCTCCTCCGGCGAGGGGGTCGAACACACGAGCCCGACACCGGAGGAGTCGCCCGCTCTCGGTGCGAACTTCCCCGGTGTCGTCGTCGCGCTGCTGACTGGGCTCGGCGGCGGTGCGGTGTTCGCGGTGCTCACGGGCAAGGGAACGAGCCTCGACAGCGGACTCGTGTTGACGTTGTTCGTCGTCGTGCCGACGCTACACGCGACCTGGGATCTCGCCCGCCGGCAGTCGCTGCCGACGGCCGTTCGGTACCTACTAGTCCCGTTGGTCGGTCTCCCGGCGATCGCCCTCTACGCGGTGGTGTACTCCGTCGTCACGACACTCGTGGCAGACCTCCCGGTCGTCACCGCACCGGCCGAGCTGACCGTCGTCCACGGCGTCGTCGTCGCGGCGTTCCTCGTGGCGTACGTCGCCGTCGAGACCGGCGTCTATCGGCGCAGTCGTCGCCTGTACGTCGCGCTCGTGGACGCCAGCCAGCCACCGACCGAGACCCTGCTGACCGCCTCGGAGGAGTACAATGAGTACTGA
- a CDS encoding helix-turn-helix transcriptional regulator, whose protein sequence is MKNDIRERREAAGLSQGDLAAAVEVSRQTINALERDRYDPSIELAFKLARFFDCHIGQLFTPDLDWDPPE, encoded by the coding sequence ATGAAGAACGACATCCGCGAACGTCGGGAAGCCGCCGGACTCAGCCAGGGGGACCTCGCCGCCGCAGTGGAGGTCTCTCGACAGACGATCAACGCTCTCGAGCGGGACCGATACGACCCTTCGATCGAACTAGCGTTCAAACTCGCACGGTTCTTCGACTGCCACATCGGGCAGCTGTTCACCCCCGATCTCGACTGGGATCCCCCCGAGTAA